A single region of the Gephyromycinifex aptenodytis genome encodes:
- a CDS encoding acyl-CoA dehydrogenase family protein, whose translation MAATRLLPSPEAEDLIRMTRDVCDARLRPIVDDMEAKAEFPREIFTLLGEQGLLTLPYPEEFGGGDQPYEVYLQALEEIASAWMSVAVGVSVHSLTCNPIFAFGTDEQKSQFLEGMLDGSKLGAYCLSEPDAGSDVAAISMRARREGDEYVLNGVKSWISHAGHADFYTTFARTSDDGPRGLSCFHVPADTPGISFPPPERKMGLDCDTVGQVVFENARIPAGNLIGAEGQGMTIALSALDAGRLGIAACATGLAQAALDQAVAYAKERRAFGKTIGEFQGLAFLLAEMEAAVTSARASYLHAARLKDAGRPMGKEASVAKFVCTDAAMRVTTDAVQVFGGYGYTKDYPVERYMREAKVTQIFEGTNQIQRLVISRALLK comes from the coding sequence ATGGCTGCCACACGACTTCTCCCGAGCCCCGAAGCTGAAGACCTGATCCGCATGACGCGCGACGTCTGCGACGCCCGCCTACGTCCCATCGTCGATGACATGGAGGCCAAGGCCGAGTTCCCCCGCGAGATCTTCACTCTCCTGGGCGAGCAAGGGCTACTCACCCTGCCCTACCCGGAGGAGTTCGGCGGCGGTGACCAGCCGTACGAGGTCTACTTGCAGGCCCTGGAGGAGATCGCCTCAGCCTGGATGAGCGTCGCGGTCGGCGTCTCGGTGCACTCCTTGACCTGCAACCCGATCTTCGCGTTCGGCACCGACGAGCAGAAGTCGCAATTCCTCGAAGGGATGCTCGACGGCAGCAAGCTGGGTGCGTATTGCTTGTCCGAGCCGGACGCGGGATCCGACGTGGCAGCCATCTCCATGCGGGCACGCCGCGAGGGCGACGAGTACGTGTTGAACGGCGTGAAGTCCTGGATCAGCCACGCCGGTCACGCCGACTTCTACACCACCTTCGCCCGCACCAGCGACGACGGCCCCCGCGGACTGTCCTGCTTCCACGTCCCGGCCGACACTCCCGGCATCTCTTTCCCTCCGCCGGAGCGCAAGATGGGCCTGGACTGCGACACGGTCGGGCAGGTCGTGTTCGAGAACGCCCGCATCCCGGCCGGCAACCTCATCGGGGCCGAAGGCCAAGGCATGACGATCGCACTTTCGGCACTGGACGCGGGCCGTCTGGGCATTGCGGCGTGCGCCACGGGCCTGGCTCAAGCCGCCCTGGATCAGGCGGTCGCCTACGCCAAGGAGCGCCGCGCGTTCGGTAAAACCATCGGGGAGTTCCAGGGGCTGGCGTTCCTGCTCGCCGAAATGGAAGCGGCAGTGACCTCGGCTCGGGCGAGCTACCTGCATGCGGCCCGGCTCAAGGACGCGGGTCGCCCGATGGGCAAGGAAGCCTCGGTGGCCAAGTTCGTCTGCACCGACGCCGCGATGCGCGTCACGACCGACGCGGTTCAGGTCTTCGGTGGTTACGGCTACACCAAGGACTACCCCGTCGAGCGCTACATGCGTGAGGCGAAGGTGACTCAGATCTTCGAGGGCACCAACCAGATCCAGCGACTGGTCATCTCCCGGGCGCTGCTGAAGTAG